ACATCATTGGCGCAGGCCACGACGCAGCCACTGTGCAGCGCGTTCTACAGCTGGTATCGCGCGCCGAATTCAAGCGCCGACAAGCGCCGCCGGGCCTGAAAATCACCGATCGCGCCTTTGGAACAGGCTGGCGAATGCCGGTGGCAGGGCGCTGGCCTATGGCAACCATTCGAAAAAAATAAAGACAAGTTGAAGAATCCCTGAGATTTCCTTACCGGCGTAGGTTTTCTGCGGAATCTGCGAGGGTTTGCCGATGTCAGGCTTCAGTTTTATCCGTAAAGTTGGCAATTGAATGGGCTTTTGGAATGGGTCATGATGAGCGACAGAAGCCCCGCTTTTCACTTTGTCTTTGAGCGGCGATCGCCTTGCGCAGGCTGTCCTCTGCGCTGGGGATCTTGCTGCCTACCCAAACGCTCTGAGGATTTTTTGACGTTTTTTGCAGCGCCCTTATGGGCAATTTTCTATTGACACCTTTTAATCAGCGATACTCTGTTGTTTTAGATACATTGAACAACTGAAAAGCTCAGATTATGGTCTTGATCCCCTTTTTAAACTGCACTTAGTCAGGGCTTACTCCATTCGGGCCTATCAAGGACAGTCTTCGCCATCGGGTCTGTACTATCCGGTTCGTTTGCCAAAAGCGGGGCGATCGCTCAGCCATCCTCAGCCCCCCAAAAGCATCGCAGCGGCGCGGACTGCCCTGATGCTTTTCTTGAAAATGAAGCCTTTGTGTTCGTCCTGTCCACCTAATTTTTAGGCCCCACGTGAAACGCCCTCTCCGCGCAATGCCCCTATGCCTTATGGGCGGCGATCGGACTATTAGGTTAGCCTTATGACCAAAATTCTCGTGATCGAAGATGAACAGGACGTTCGAGACAACGTTCTAGAGCTCCTAGAAGCAGAGGGGTTTGACGTTCTGGGTGCAGCGAATGGGCAAATGGGCGTCCAGATTGCCTTTCAGGAGTCGCCGGACCTGATCCTTTGCGATGTGATCATGCCGCACCTAGATGGCTATGGCGTACTTGAAGTCTTGCGGCGCAACGCTTCGACCGCCACGATTCCGTTCATTTTTATGACGGCCAAGGCTGACATGGCGGATCTGCGCCTGGGTATGGAGCTGGGTGCCGATGACTACCTGACCAAACCCTGCACACCCAAAGAGCTTCTCCGGGCGATCGCCGTTCGGCTCCGCAAGCAGGAGATGCTGGCCGAGCGCTATGGCACGCAGCTACGGCAGGCGGAGGAGCGGCTCAATCACCTGGTCTACTACGATAGCCTGACTAACCTCCCCAATCGGCTCTTGCTACAGGAACACTTTGAGCAAGTTGCTTCACCCCTCTGCGACCAGCGAATCGGGATTATGGTGATTGGGCTCGATCGCCTGAGCCGCATCAATGAAACGCTGGGCCACAGCTGCGGCGATCTGCTCATCAAGGCCGTGGGCGATCGCCTCGCCTCCCACCTCGAAAGCAGCGCCATCCTGGGGCACCTCACCGCCGACAAGTTCGCTATCTTGCTACAGCGCGATCGCCCCAGCACCGAAGCCCTCGCCAAAGACCTAGTCGATGCCACCGCCAAACCTTTTTTCATCGGCAACCGCGAACTCTTCATCACCAGCAGCATCGGTATCGCGTTTTACTCCCAGCACGGCGCTCAGCTCGACAACCTCATCCAGTGCGCCAACGCCGCCATGAATCAGGTCAAGCAGCGGGGCGGCGACGGCTGGGAGATTTACCAGCCGGGGATGAATGCTCGATCCTTTAGTGACTTCATGCTGGAAACGGATCTGCGCTACGCCCTCGAGCGCGACCAGTTCGAGGTGTATTACCAGCCGAGGGTGAATCTGCGGACCGGCCAGGTCGTGGGAGCAGAGGCTCTGCTGCGCTGGCCCCATCCGGACTACGGCTTTGTTTCGCCCACCCAGTTTATTCCGCTGGCCGAGGCAAATGGCCTGATCGTCCCCATTGGCGAGTGGGTGCTCCAAACGGTGTGTCAGCAGGCCAGGCGCTGGCAGGATGCTGGATACCCGCCGCTGCAGCTAGCGGTCAATCTCTCGGGACGCCAGCTCAGCGAAGCGGGCCTGTGCCAGCGTATTGACCACATTATTCGCCAAGCCGACATCGCACCGGAGTATCTGGAGCTGGAGCTGACCGAAAGCATCATTGTGCAGGATGTGGAGGCGACGCTGGCTAAGCTCAATCAGCTCACGGACCTGGGCCTCCAGATTTCGATCGATGATTTTGGGACGGGCTATTCGTCTTTGAACTATCTCAAAGAGTTTTCGTTTCACTGCCTCAAGATCGACCGGTGCTTTGTCCGGGGCATTGCGTCTGACAGCAAGAACAGCGCGATCGCGATCGCCATTATTCAGATGGCCCACGGTCTGGATTTGCGGGTGGTCGCCGAAGGGGTGGAAACGGAGGCAGAGCGCGCCTTTCTGCATCAGCATCACTGCGATGAAATGCAGGGCTACCTGGTCAGCAAGCCCCTGTCAGCCGAGCAGTTTGAGACCGCTTTTCGGAAAATGCACCTGATGCACGAAGCGTCGTGAGACCGAGATTAGCCAAATCGCAAAACCAAGACGCAACGTTGGGCAGCCCCAAACGTTAGGTAAAAATTTTTAGAAGAAATTTTGAAGAACCTCTAGGGGCCATCGAGCGGCGCCCACAAAAGAGATTTTAGGCGCGATCGCCCAGCACCAGACATAGGACAATTGGAAAGCCAAGCCAGAGCCTCATCCTTCTGGCCAGCCACCGGCCGCTCATCTTGCGATCGCCCCTTTCTCAGTCACCATGTCCCAAGAAATCATTCAAGTCACGGTCAAACTCTTCGCTGCTTACCAGGAAGCCTACGGCGTTCCTGAGCTAACCCTCGAGTTTCCCGCTGGCACGCCAGTGGCTGCGGTGCGCGATCGCCTGTTGCAGGCCCACCCCGAGCTGGCCCAGTGGCGCGACGTGACCCGATTTGGCATCAACTACCAGTTTGTGGACGCAGACACGCCGCTGCAAGCTGGCGACGAAGTCGTCCTGATTCCCCCTGTTAGCGGCGGCTAGAGGCCTGTGCCCGCGATCGCCCTCGGAACTTTAGGAAGCCTAATCACTGGGCTTTTGATCCTTCGTTTTTAGTTATTATTCTTGAGTTAAAAATATTTTTAATCTCAACTTTACGAATTTATTTAAAAGCTTCACAAACTATCTCTTGAATTCTCCGTACTTGATTTCTAGGTAAATCAATTCTTTTCAGGGTTAATCAAAAAGAATCCGCAAGAAAATTCAGAGTTTTTCCGCAAATGATTTCGGCCTAGGTGAATCCCTCATCCAGGTAATCCCTTAGGACATACGGTTACGAAATAGCGCAAAAGCTTCTTGCGTTAACCCCTTTCGTAATCGGTGATGCCAAAGGTTTTGCTGCGCATTTCTTGCGAGACCTACGACCAGAAGGAGAGACCAAATGGCTACTATTGTTGGAACAATCGGTAATGACACTCGCCTTGGCACTAGTTTTACCGATTTTATTTATGGCCGAGGGGGCAGCGATAGCCTGTTTGGCCTAGCTGGCAATGACGTCATTTATGGCGATCGCCGTCCTCCCTTTTCTCCCTATAATTCACTGCTGGTTTATAACGGAATTTCAGGCAACGATAGCCTCTATGGCGGCAGTGGCCTGGATATTTTGTATGGAGATGAGGGCAACGATTATCTAGATGGTGGCACCGAAGCAGACACCATGTACGGCGGCGTCGGCAACGATACTTATGTGGTTGATAACGTCGGCGATCGCGTTTTTGAGTTCCTTAATCAGGGGATAGATACGGTCCGCTCATCGATTAGCTATACCCTGGGCAGCAACCTCGAAAATTTGACCCTGCTAGGCGCCGCGATCACTGGCAATGGTAATAGCCTCAACAACGTTATTTTGGGTAATGCTGTTAGCAATACCCTGCGGGGTTATGAGGGCAATGACCTAATTTATGGCTTTGGCGGAAACGATTTTATCGATGGCGGTACCGGTGCAGACACTATGTACGGCGGCACCGAAAATGACATCTACTATGTTGATAACGTTGGCGATCGCGTTTTTGAATTTTTGAATCAGGGGACTGACACGGTTCGCTCTACCATTGGCTACTCTCTGACGGATAATGTCGAGAACCTTGAGCTCTACGGCACCGCGGTCAACGGCACCGGCAACGCCCTCAACAACCGCATCACCGGCAACGCTTCTAGCAATGTCCTGCGCGGCTTGGCGGGCAACGACGTGATGTTCGGCCTCGGCGGCAATGACATCATGGACGGCGGCGTGGGCGTCGATACGATGTACGGCGGCCTCAACAACGATGTCTATTACGTCGACACCGTGGGCGATCGCACCATTGAGTACGCGGGCCAGGGCACCGATCGCACCATCGCCAGCATCAGCCACACCCTCGAAGTCAACGTCGAGAATCTGACCCTGACGGGCTCCGCCTACTACGGCATCGGCAACACCCTCAACAACATCATCGTCGGCAACAGCACCAGCAACTTCATTAATGGGGCGGCGGGCGCAGACACCATGTACGGTGGCATTGGAAATGACATTTACTACGTCGATAACGTGGGCGATCGCACCATTGAGTACGTAGGCCAGGGCATCGACACCGTTCGCTCCACCATCAGCCACACCCTCGAGGCCAACATCGAGAACCTCGAGCTCTACGGCACCGCCATCGTCGGCAACGGCAACGCCCTCAGCAACCGCATCACCGGCAATGGTCTCAGCAACACCCTGCGAGGTTATGTTGGCAACGACCTGATGTACGGCCTCGGCGGCAACGACGTCATGGATGGAGGCACCGGCATCGACACCATGTACGGCGGCATTGGAAATGATCTCTACTACGTCGATAGCATGGGCGATCGCACCATTGAGTACGCCGGCCAAGGCGTCGACCGAGTCATCTCCAGCGTCAATCACACCCTCGAAGTCAACGTCGAGAACCTGACCTTGACCGGTACTGCCATCAGCGGCACCGGCAACACCCTCAACAACGTCATCGTTGGTAACAGCGTCAGCAACTTCATCAATGGTGCGGCGGGCGCAGACACCATGTACGGTGGCCTCGGCAATGACATTTACTACGTCGATAACGTGGGCGATCGCACCATTGAGTACGCTGGCCAAGGCACCGACACCGTCCGTGCCACCATCAGCCACACCCTCGAAGCCAACGTTGAGAACCTCGAGCTCTACGGCGCCGCGGTCGTCGGTAACGGCAACGCCCTCAGCAACCGCATCACCGGCAATGCCCTCAACAACACCCTGCGGGGTTATGCTGGCGACGACCTGATGTATGGCCTCGGCGGCAACGACGTCATGGACGGAGGCGTGGGCGTCGACACTATGTACGGCGGCCTCGGCAATGATGTCTACTATGTCGATAACGTGGGCGATCGCACCATTGAGTACGCAGGCCAAGGCACCGACACCGTTGTCTCCAGCATCAGCCACAGCCTGGGCGTTCATGTTGAGAACCTGATTCTGACCGGCACTGCCTACTACGGCATCGGCAACACGCTCAACAACAGCATCACCGGCAACAGCGCCAGCAACTTCCTGGTAGGTGGGGAAGGCAGCGACAGCCTCACCGGCGGCCTGGGCAACGACACCCTGCGAGGCGTCAACGCCGCAGAAGCAGCGCCGGGCGTGGGCGAGCTCGATCGCCTAACTGGTGGCGGCGGCAGCGATCGCTTCGAGCTCGGCACCGTCGGCAAGAAGTACTACGACGGCGGCGCCGTGGGCAGCGACTACGCCATCATCACCGACTTCGAGTTCAACGGCACCGACAAGATCCAGCTCCAAGGCTCCAACACCCAGTACACCTTGGGCGCCATCGGCACGGGCACCGGCATCTACATCGAGCGTGGCCTCAACGACGAGCTGATCGGCATCGTCGAAAACGTGAGCGTTGCGAACCTCAACCTCAATAACGCTAACCAGTTCGTCTACGTCTAGTTTCGTCCCCTTCTCAAGCGGCGATCGCGTTCACCGATTGATCTCAGGCACACGGCACCTTTAACCCTCTCACTGCAAGGGCTATTCCTCCCAAGGGCTAGCCCTTTTTCATTGATTTTTCTTTGGATCGGGATATTAAAACTTTAGATTGCGAATTGTCCCAAGGACGACTCCAGCCGCCTATCTTTTTGCGTAACCCAGCGGAATTTTCGTGAATTCCCATCCAGCAAATCTCGGCGGGGTCACCCCCAAATGCTTCGTTCTGGCGATCGCCGGGTCAACCGAGATCTCTGTCTTGCTGCTGTGTATATTCGCAAATCGCCCAAGGAAAACACCTGATGGCCGGCACATTTGGAAATGACACTCTGTTTGGAACCAACAACAACGACATCCTGGAGGGCTTTGGCGGCAACGATCTGCTGTACGGGCTCGGCGGAAATGACGTCCTCTACGGCGACGGCGACAACGATGATCTGTACGGAGGGTCCGGGGATGACACGCTCTACGGCAGCTTTGGCGCTGACTATCTGAGCGGCGGCTCGGGCAACGACGCGCTGTCCGGGGGCTCCGAAAATGACCTGCTCGACGGCTGGGACGGCAACGACTGGCTAGACGGGGGCACCGGCGCCGATACGATGTATGGCGGCCTCGGCAACGACACCTACGTCGTGGAGAACGCGGGCGATCGCCCCCTAGAAGCCGCCAATGCAGGCACCGACACCGTCCGCGCCAGCATCAACTACACCCTCGGCGACCACCTCGAAAACCTGACCCTGCTCGGTGCGGCAACGCTGGGGATTGGCAACAGCCTCAGCAACGTCCTCCTGGGCAACAACCTCAACAACGTCTTCTATGGCCAAGCCGGCAATGACTTCCTGCTGGGCCTCGAAGGCAACGACGTCCTCGACGGGGGCGTCGGCGCAGACTCGATGTACGGCGGCGTTGGCGACGATGTGTACATCGTTGACAACGTGGGGGACGGCGTCTTTGAGAACCCGGGCCAGGGCACCGACACCGTCCGGTCCCTCGTCAACTACAGCCTCACCAGCAACGTCGAGCACCTGGAGCTCTACAGCACGGCCACCAGCGGCATCGGCAACGACCTCAACAACATCATCATCGGCAACAGCGCCAACAACGTGCTGCAAGGCCTAGCCGGTAACGACATTCTCAATGGCGGCGTCGGCGCAGACTCGATGTATGGCGGCCTCGGCAATGACTCCTACATCGTTGACAATGCGGGCGATCGCGTTTTTGAGGGCCTCGGCCAGGGCACCGACACCGTCCGCGCCTTCGTCAACTACACCCTCGGCGACCACCTGGAAAATCTCCTGCTGGTTGGCACCGCCGCGATCGCCCAGGGCAACAGCCTCAACAACCTCCTCAACGGCAACGCCACGAACAATCGCCTATCGGGATTAGGAGGCAACGACATCCTGGTCGCGCTGGACGGCAACGACGTCCTAGACGGGGGTGTCGGCGCAGACTCGATGTACGGCGGCGTTGGGGACGACTTCTACATTGTTGACAACGTGGGCGATCGCGTTTTTGAGGGCCTCGGCCAGGGCACGGACACCGTCCGCGCCTTCATCAACTACACCCTCGAAGCCAACGTCGAGAACCTCGAGCTGTATGCCCCCGCCAGCAATGGTCTGGGCAATGATCTCAACAACCGGATCACCGGCAACGCCCTCAACAATATCCTCTCTGGCCTCGCGGGCAACGACCTCCTCTACGGCCTAGCTGGCGACGACGCCTTGAATGGGGGGCTGGGCGCTGATTTCATGGACGGGGGGCTGGGCAATGACACCTACACTGTCGACAATGCGGGCGATCGCGTGATCGAGGCCATCGGCAGCGGCACCGACACCGTCCGCTCCTCCATTAACTATGCCCTCGCCGACAACGTCGAAAATCTGACGCTCTTGGATACGGCCCTGGTCGGGACCGGCAACGCCCTCAACAACTACATCTTTGGCCACAACGGCAACAACACCCTGCGCGGCCTGGCCGGGAACGACTGGTTTTCGGCTCTGGGAGGCAACGACTTCATCGACGGCGGACTCGGCGCAGACACGATGTACGGCGGCCTCGGCAACGACATCTATGTCGTGGATAACCTGGGCGATCGCCCCCTAGAATCCGCCAACGCAGGCACCGATACCGTCTACGCCTACCTCAACTACGCCCTGGGCAACCACCTCGAAAACCTCGTCCTCTATGGCTCCGCCATCATCGGCGACGGCAACACCCTCAACAACCGCATCGTCGGCAACGCCCTCAACAACACCCTGCGCGGGTTCGTCGGCAACGACACCATCTTTGGCGAAGGCGGCAACGACTTCATCGATGGGGGCCTCGGCACAGACATCCTGTACGGCGGCCTCGGCAACGATCTCTACTACGTCGACAACGTGGGCGATCGCGTTGTAGAGAGCCTCAACAGCGGCACCGACACCGTCCGCGCCTCGATCAACCATGTCCTCGCAGCC
This genomic stretch from Geitlerinema sp. PCC 7407 harbors:
- a CDS encoding GGDEF domain-containing response regulator, with the translated sequence MTKILVIEDEQDVRDNVLELLEAEGFDVLGAANGQMGVQIAFQESPDLILCDVIMPHLDGYGVLEVLRRNASTATIPFIFMTAKADMADLRLGMELGADDYLTKPCTPKELLRAIAVRLRKQEMLAERYGTQLRQAEERLNHLVYYDSLTNLPNRLLLQEHFEQVASPLCDQRIGIMVIGLDRLSRINETLGHSCGDLLIKAVGDRLASHLESSAILGHLTADKFAILLQRDRPSTEALAKDLVDATAKPFFIGNRELFITSSIGIAFYSQHGAQLDNLIQCANAAMNQVKQRGGDGWEIYQPGMNARSFSDFMLETDLRYALERDQFEVYYQPRVNLRTGQVVGAEALLRWPHPDYGFVSPTQFIPLAEANGLIVPIGEWVLQTVCQQARRWQDAGYPPLQLAVNLSGRQLSEAGLCQRIDHIIRQADIAPEYLELELTESIIVQDVEATLAKLNQLTDLGLQISIDDFGTGYSSLNYLKEFSFHCLKIDRCFVRGIASDSKNSAIAIAIIQMAHGLDLRVVAEGVETEAERAFLHQHHCDEMQGYLVSKPLSAEQFETAFRKMHLMHEAS
- a CDS encoding MoaD/ThiS family protein gives rise to the protein MSQEIIQVTVKLFAAYQEAYGVPELTLEFPAGTPVAAVRDRLLQAHPELAQWRDVTRFGINYQFVDADTPLQAGDEVVLIPPVSGG
- a CDS encoding calcium-binding protein, which encodes MATIVGTIGNDTRLGTSFTDFIYGRGGSDSLFGLAGNDVIYGDRRPPFSPYNSLLVYNGISGNDSLYGGSGLDILYGDEGNDYLDGGTEADTMYGGVGNDTYVVDNVGDRVFEFLNQGIDTVRSSISYTLGSNLENLTLLGAAITGNGNSLNNVILGNAVSNTLRGYEGNDLIYGFGGNDFIDGGTGADTMYGGTENDIYYVDNVGDRVFEFLNQGTDTVRSTIGYSLTDNVENLELYGTAVNGTGNALNNRITGNASSNVLRGLAGNDVMFGLGGNDIMDGGVGVDTMYGGLNNDVYYVDTVGDRTIEYAGQGTDRTIASISHTLEVNVENLTLTGSAYYGIGNTLNNIIVGNSTSNFINGAAGADTMYGGIGNDIYYVDNVGDRTIEYVGQGIDTVRSTISHTLEANIENLELYGTAIVGNGNALSNRITGNGLSNTLRGYVGNDLMYGLGGNDVMDGGTGIDTMYGGIGNDLYYVDSMGDRTIEYAGQGVDRVISSVNHTLEVNVENLTLTGTAISGTGNTLNNVIVGNSVSNFINGAAGADTMYGGLGNDIYYVDNVGDRTIEYAGQGTDTVRATISHTLEANVENLELYGAAVVGNGNALSNRITGNALNNTLRGYAGDDLMYGLGGNDVMDGGVGVDTMYGGLGNDVYYVDNVGDRTIEYAGQGTDTVVSSISHSLGVHVENLILTGTAYYGIGNTLNNSITGNSASNFLVGGEGSDSLTGGLGNDTLRGVNAAEAAPGVGELDRLTGGGGSDRFELGTVGKKYYDGGAVGSDYAIITDFEFNGTDKIQLQGSNTQYTLGAIGTGTGIYIERGLNDELIGIVENVSVANLNLNNANQFVYV
- a CDS encoding calcium-binding protein, which codes for MAGTFGNDTLFGTNNNDILEGFGGNDLLYGLGGNDVLYGDGDNDDLYGGSGDDTLYGSFGADYLSGGSGNDALSGGSENDLLDGWDGNDWLDGGTGADTMYGGLGNDTYVVENAGDRPLEAANAGTDTVRASINYTLGDHLENLTLLGAATLGIGNSLSNVLLGNNLNNVFYGQAGNDFLLGLEGNDVLDGGVGADSMYGGVGDDVYIVDNVGDGVFENPGQGTDTVRSLVNYSLTSNVEHLELYSTATSGIGNDLNNIIIGNSANNVLQGLAGNDILNGGVGADSMYGGLGNDSYIVDNAGDRVFEGLGQGTDTVRAFVNYTLGDHLENLLLVGTAAIAQGNSLNNLLNGNATNNRLSGLGGNDILVALDGNDVLDGGVGADSMYGGVGDDFYIVDNVGDRVFEGLGQGTDTVRAFINYTLEANVENLELYAPASNGLGNDLNNRITGNALNNILSGLAGNDLLYGLAGDDALNGGLGADFMDGGLGNDTYTVDNAGDRVIEAIGSGTDTVRSSINYALADNVENLTLLDTALVGTGNALNNYIFGHNGNNTLRGLAGNDWFSALGGNDFIDGGLGADTMYGGLGNDIYVVDNLGDRPLESANAGTDTVYAYLNYALGNHLENLVLYGSAIIGDGNTLNNRIVGNALNNTLRGFVGNDTIFGEGGNDFIDGGLGTDILYGGLGNDLYYVDNVGDRVVESLNSGTDTVRASINHVLAANVENLVLYGTAALGSGNTLNNSITGSDLNNTLRGLGGNDTLRALAGNDTLDGGLGIDTMFGGLGNDFYFVDTVGDRVLELLDGGTDTVRAFINYTLETHVENLQLHGTATVGNGNALNNIITGNAFNNTLRGYDGADILFGDSGNDILEGSIGNDTLSGGLGSDTLIGGADNDLYIVDDVGDRVVEALGQGTTDTVRASINYTLGSNVENLELTGAIATLGNGNDLSNRIVGNALNNTLQGLGGNDSLFGLAGNDTLNGGLGNDTLDGGLGADSLIGGAGDDLYYLDNDGDVVVEAADAGNDTVRSTVNHSLSSNVENLILIGTTATLGSGNALNNSITGNLRDNTLRGFAGRDTLDGGDGQDFLFGGLDNDWLTGGSGDDSLQGADETGAGVGELDRLTGGAGSDRFYLGNIGVKYYDDGSSADEFDTTDTDYAIVADFEFSGTDKIQLQGVATDYTLKTLGPGTGLYLERGSNDELVAILDNVSITNLDLTNSNQFVYV